The following proteins come from a genomic window of Pichia kudriavzevii chromosome 1, complete sequence:
- a CDS encoding uncharacterized protein (PKUD0A08110; similar to Saccharomyces cerevisiae YKL043W (PHD1) and YMR016C (SOK2); ancestral locus Anc_2.564) has product MYNPAHYYPQYAEQLPQTQTQTQTVSGSGPTSGNTNGAQTSFNNNNNNNNNNNINNTSNTGTGTGTGTPGINGTHVSINNTGSPSVATSPLLQQHPHHQIQQIPHVQHQQIPQYHTHNQQSPSTQSQYGYYQQPLSAVDYAYYPNTYIYPSQPYVYDYQQPQPQPQQPQQQNQQPQQTQQGQPQTLQASQQPQQQQQQQQQQQQQQQQQQQVQKTQQVQLPAQQQVRIPQYNGVNSYNLGMNMNMGMNMGMNMGIGLPIGVNPTTPSSSTHPISSATIPSNSSHIPHSAAMSQYNSNNSNSTSGLLNDHAPSNITSHPHYLHNDNNLTNTNNARSSSTGNSGHNGSSLQLQQSTSNRPKITTTMWEDERTLCYQVEAAGVSVVRRADNNMINGTKLLNVAKMTRGRRDGILKAEKTRHVVKIGSMHLKGVWIPFERAFVIAQREGIADLLYPLFVKDIQRIIQQGIPTVKMGQYAVASAPNNPIVNQDSMGISANLSIGTHSNHNSDHNNNSSNHNHNTNHSIDNNTNTSATHLSGSTNQACDSPSNNSNALVNEAPDAQTVGNTTTYTTTTGSTNNNNMPSEYTHHQYYFDTREKD; this is encoded by the coding sequence ATGTACAATCCAGCACACTACTACCCGCAGTACGCAGAACAGCTTCCACAGACACAGACACAGACACAGACGGTGTCTGGCTCGGGGCCTACGTCGGGCAATACCAATGGCGCACAAACCtccttcaacaacaacaacaacaacaacaataacaataacatcaacaacaccagCAACACCGGCACCGGCACTGGCACTGGCACCCCTGGCATCAATGGCACCCATGTGAGCATCAATAACACTGGCAGTCCTAGCGTGGCAACCTCACCGCTTCTACAGCAACATCCTCACCATCAAATCCAGCAGATCCCCCATGTCCAGCACCAGCAGATCCCACAATATCATACTCACAATCAACAGTCCCCCTCCACGCAATCACAATATGGCTACTACCAACAACCCTTGTCTGCTGTAGATTATGCATATTATCCAAACACTTATATATATCCCAGTCAGCCCTACGTCTATGACTATCAGCAACCCCAGCCCCAACCTCAACAgcctcaacaacaaaatcaacaacctCAGCAAACTCAACAGGGCCAGCCCCAGACTCTCCAAGCTTCCCAACAAcctcaacaacagcagcagcaacaacagcaacaacaacagcagcagcagcagcagcagcaggTCCAAAAGACTCAGCAGGTGCAATTGCCTGCCCAACAACAAGTTAGAATTCCTCAGTACAATGGCGTCAACTCCTATAACTTAGGCATGAATATGAATATGGGAATGAATATGGGTATGAATATGGGTATTGGCTTACCAATCGGTGTCAACCCAACCACACCTTCGAGCTCCACACACCCCATCTCATCTGCAACTATCCCCTCCAACTCGAGCCATATCCCCCATTCCGCAGCAATGTCTCAGTATAATTCGAATAACTCGAATTCTACCTCAGGTCTATTGAATGATCATGCGCCAAGTAACATAACAAGTCACCCCCATTATCTTCATAATGACAACAACCTCACGAATACTAATAATGCACGTAGCAGTAGTACTGGTAATAGCGGTCATAATGGTTCCTCGCTACAACTTCAACAGTCAACTTCAAACAGACCTAAAATTACAACTACAATGTGGGAAGATGAACGTACTTTATGCTACCAGGTTGAGGCAGCGGGCGTGTCTGTGGTTCGACGTGCAGATAACAATATGATCAACGGCACAAAGCTGTTGAATGTTGCCAAAATGACAAGGGGGCGTCGTGATGGTATTCTAAAGGCTGAGAAAACTAGACATGTCGTGAAAATCGGTTCCATGCATCTAAAGGGTGTTTGGATCCCCTTTGAGAGAGCATTTGTTATTGCTCAAAGAGAAGGTATAGCCGACTTGTTATATCCCTTATTTGTCAAGGACATCCAACGGATTATTCAGCAGGGTATACCGACCGTTAAAATGGGCCAATACGCCGTCGCCAGCGCTCCAAATAACCCAATTGTCAACCAAGATTCTATGGGTATAAGTGCAAACCTTTCCATTGGGACGCATTCTAACCATAATTCGGACCATAATAACAATAGTAGTAATCATAACCATAATACTAATCATAGTATAGACAACAACACGAATACTAGTGCAACCCATTTAAGTGGATCTACGAATCAAGCTTGTGACTCCCCATCTAATAACTCCAATGCACTTGTCAATGAGGCGCCCGACGCACAAACAGTTGGCAATACAACTACCTACACGACAACTACAGGCTCCActaacaacaataatatGCCTTCAGAATACAcacatcatcaatattacTTTGAtacaagagagaaagacTGA
- a CDS encoding uncharacterized protein (PKUD0A08080; similar to Saccharomyces cerevisiae YGR096W (TPC1); ancestral locus Anc_3.435), which yields MSFITDSSTPLTSILAGSSSGLLVRFFISPIDVVKIRLQLSNHSSLTSTVYHIVRKEGIRAFWKGNIPAELLYVIYGASQFTSFTIVSNVVPLHDGPLKDMIVGATAGSMATVISYPFDLLRTRLASYTKSGSKSLLLSIREIWKENGPLGFFKGCQVGIGYISILTGISFGSYSFMKRRDMDSAVAGGIAGLLSKTFVYPLDLIKRRLQIKGNLLNHIKQIYRINGFRGFYRGLSLALLKSVPSTALSLYFYEFFTKLYS from the coding sequence atgtCCTTCATAACGGATAGTTCCACCCCTCTGACATCTATACTTGCCGGTTCATCGTCGGGGTTACTGGTAcgatttttcatttcacCAATAGACGTGGTGAAAATACGACTCCAACTATCGAATCATTCCTCACTCACATCAACAGTCTATCACATTGTTCGAAAAGAAGGTATACGGGCCTTCTGGAAAGGTAATATTCCAGCAGAATTGTTGTACGTTATTTACGGTGCCTCTCAGTTTACTTCATTCACAATCGTCTCTAACGTGGTCCCTCTACATGATGGTCCGCTCAAGGATATGATTGTTGGTGCAACCGCAGGATCAATGGCAACTGTAATATCGTATCCGTTTGACCTGCTACGTACAAGGTTGGCAAGTTATACCAAAAGCGGTTCAAAATCTCTACTTTTATCAATAAGGGAAATTTGGAAGGAAAATGGACCtcttggatttttcaaaggCTGTCAAGTGGGCATTGGCTACATCTCCATCTTGACTGGTATCTCTTTTGGCTCGTATTCCTTCATGAAGCGGAGAGATATGGATAGTGCAGTAGCAGGTGGTATTGCCGGGCTCTTGAGCAAAACCTTCGTTTATCCATTAGATCTGATCAAGAGACGATTACAAATTAAAGGTAATTTGTTAAATCACATCAAACAAATTTATAGAATCAATGGTTTCAGAGGCTTTTACCGCGGGTTATCACTTGCCTTGTTGAAGAGCGTGCCATCAACTGCTTTATCGTTGTACTtttatgaatttttcaccaaatTATATAGTTAA
- a CDS encoding uncharacterized protein (PKUD0A08070; similar to Saccharomyces cerevisiae YPR144C (NOC4); ancestral locus Anc_3.482), with protein sequence MAVKSGKGNSGKASKATSEKKHVQETFSIADIEKLRNEIVESPKNYNKIVKLQTLLEKSIKDVDSLTSSSGLKVHRSLLFNLTKIYLYLVSKKILKVQKTQNEKEQIVSKWLIAKYEGFQRCIFEIWNMTNDSDKLATLKLDGLEHLMNLLKQESKYMRPSDDESYFPSTTYRKIIFELLRSGVKSKILSDGTIDDYLLLEFQEYFNKYWDLKFYFFQEFPVVVKMIRDEDIEHYIAFSKLITLIKLEPLYETENKDEITEKSIFVYRVPENMVYSVNQLHINFEKSLISALNFPNLQKEEYLSILSILHKRIIPFFSDATKLMDFLTASYTLGIKSKDITMSILSLNGLWELMRVYNLDYPDFYKNLYAILTPDLLHLREKSRFFRLLDLFMSSTHLSASIVASFIKKLARLSLTAPPSGIVSIIPFIYNLIKKYNHTTCMLLIHSTTTNEEDLVYEDPFDENERDPSLTNAIDSSIWELETMINHYHPNVSSLVKIFQQHFTKYSYNMEDFLDWNYSKLIDAEMDKKLKGEVGLEFEKWNKMFDDEGYLQDYLY encoded by the coding sequence ATGGCAGTCAAAAGCGGCAAAGGGAATAGCGGGAAAGCCTCAAAGGCCaccagtgaaaaaaaacatgttcaAGAAACATTTTCCATTGCAGATATAGAAAAACTaagaaatgaaattgttgaatcacCTAAAAATTATAATAAGATTGTGAAGTTGCAAACTCTATTAGAGAAGTCAATAAAAGATGTCGATTCACTCACTAGCTCATCAGGGTTGAAAGTTCATAGATCCTTGCTATTTAACTTAACGAAAATATACCTTTACTTGGTTAGTAAAAAGATACTGAAGGTTCAAAAGAcccaaaatgaaaaagagCAGATTGTATCCAAATGGTTAATTGCCAAGTATGAAGGTTTCCAGCGTTGCATATTTGAGATTTGGAACATGACAAACGACAGTGATAAGCTTGCGACTTTGAAGCTCGATGGCTTGGAACATTTAATGAATTTATTAAAACAGGAGAGTAAATATATGAGACCATCCGATGATGAATCCTATTTCCCTAGTACGACGTATCGTAAGATTATATTTGAGCTATTGAGGAGCGGCGTCAAGTCCAAGATATTGAGTGATGGAACTATTGACGACTACCTACTTTTGGAGTTCCAGGAATATTTTAACAAATACTGggatttgaaattttacTTTTTCCAAGAGTTCCCAGTGGTTGTCAAAATGATCAgagatgaagatattgaacaTTATATCGcgttttccaaattgatCACATTAATCAAGCTTGAACCACTCTATGAAACAGAGAACAAAGATGAAATTACCGAGAAATCCATATTTGTTTATCGTGTTCCTGAAAATATGGTTTATTCGGTGAACCAACTCCACATAAACTTTGAGAAATCATTAATATCAGCACTTAATTTCCCCAACTTGCAAAAGGAGGAGTATTTATCGATATTATCGATTTTACATAAACGTATAATACCATTCTTCAGTGATGCCACAAAATTAATGGATTTTCTGACGGCTTCATACACGCTAGGTATCAAAAGTAAGGATATTACAATGTCAATTCTATCTTTGAATGGTTTATGGGAGTTGATGAGGGTTTACAATCTGGATTACCCTGATTTCTACAAGAATTTGTATGCAATTTTAACCCCGGATTTATTACATCTGAGAGAAAAGTCCAGATTTTTCAGGTTGTTGGATCTGTTTATGTCTTCGACCCATTTATCAGCTTCTATTGTTGCAAGTTTCATTAAAAAATTGGCAAGATTGAGTTTAACAGCACCGCCATCTGGTATTGTCTCTATCATTCCTTTTATCTATAATCTAATCAAGAAATACAACCATACTACATGTATGTTATTGATTCATTCTACCACTacaaatgaagaagatttggTTTATGAAGATCCCTTTGATGAAAACGAGCGGGATCCATCATTAACAAATGCCATTGATTCATCCATTTGGGAACTCGAAACAATGATCAATCATTACCACCCTAATGTGTCCTCATTAGTGAAAATTTTCCAACAGCACTTTACAAAGTACAGCTATAATATGGAAGACTTTTTAGATTGGAATTATAGCAAGCTAATTGACGCCGAAATGGATAAGAAGCTGAAGGGGGAAGTGGGTttagaatttgaaaagtgGAATAAGATGTTTGATGACGAAGGATATTTACAAGATTATTTATATTAG
- a CDS encoding uncharacterized protein (PKUD0A08095), with translation MIVIIALVLVVMLMLMLVLMLILMLILMLILMLVLMLMQVLVFGEIVAPRLISVSRECLFCKSVKTWKKTLIYVLSSYGGARLLL, from the coding sequence ATGATTGTAATAATAGCGCTAGTGTTGGTGGTAATGCTAATGCTAATGCTAGTTCTAATGCTGATTCTAATGCTAATTTTAATGCTAATTCTAATGCTAGTTCTAATGCTAATGCAAGTGCTCGTGTTTGGTGAAATAGTTGCACCGCGGCTAATTTCTGTTTCCAGAGAATGTCTTTTCTGTAAAAGCGTTAAAacatggaaaaaaacactAATTTACGTGCTATCCAGCTATGGCGGGGCTCGGCTCCTATTATGA
- a CDS encoding uncharacterized protein (PKUD0A08097) translates to MPVVVAVVVSLGLRRYSAVPIFASCYSQCWLGPYEKLLNCQTLRVWRGRNSSRTCSVFILVCGARVSMCTGVYVCVYVCVCLCM, encoded by the coding sequence ATGCCAGTcgttgttgctgttgtaGTATCTCTTGGGTTACGTAGGTACAGTGCAGTTCCAATTTTCGCAAGCTGTTACTCCCAGTGCTGGCTTGGACCCTATGAGAAACTGCTCAATTGCCAAACGTTACGGGTTTGGCGGGGGAGGAATTCTTCTAGAACCTGCTCAGTGTTTATCCTTGTGTGTGGTGCAAGGGTGTCTATGTGTACAGGTGTCTATGTGTGTGTATATGTAtgtgtgtgtttgtgtATGTAG
- a CDS encoding uncharacterized protein (PKUD0A08100; similar to Saccharomyces cerevisiae YOL052C (SPE2); ancestral locus Anc_8.800) → MAPSFVFQTHDEVINYKGSNTSLDYIDHELSAGLDSSDAFEGPEKLLEIWFSDNNVLPENWNRNGLRAIPLVDIEEMLSLVNCQILSKISGLNCDAYLLSESSLFVYKNKMILKTCGRTTILSCIPKLASLISSFVCPQYNEQEFKNIYQVFYSHRTFMFPQKQLGTYQSWDNELACLNQWFDNGKHKSYVLGDQKDAQWHLYINGMAFEHGDTRLSNRTATDANIDTTIEIHMTGLDADVAAQYYMSNNNNCSNNNNNRPLGKDEDKGHVFGNEILKRTKLDCVLNRGTTLKHDAFAFDPCGFSSNSIVDGNYYYTVHITPEQGWSYASFETNHPCVDLWELLHNVLPLANPREFTMVICSNDNAVLERHDTASATNPSRVPGYVRHESLKTSTVPSGPLSTGTSSTSPLYIGNGYHVWRMHYMKE, encoded by the coding sequence ATGGCACCCTCCTTTGTATTCCAAACACACGACGAAGTCATCAACTACAAGGGCTCTAATACCTCTCTTGACTATATCGATCACGAACTCTCTGCCGGTTTGGATTCCAGTGATGCCTTTGAAGGCCCGGAAAAATTGTTGGAAATTTGGTTCTCTGATAACAATGTTCTTCCTGAAAATTGGAACAGAAACGGCCTTCGGGCTATACCCTTGGTGGACATTGAAGAGATGCTTTCCCTGGTGAACTGCCAGATCTTGTCCAAGATATCTGGTTTGAACTGCGACGCTTATCTTCTAAGCGAATCCTCCCTCTTTGTTTATAAGAACAAGATGATCCTGAAAACTTGTGGCCGTACAACAATTCTCTCCTGTATCCCCAAACTAGCGTCTTTGATCTCCAGCTTTGTCTGTCCACAATACAATGAACAGGAATTTAAAAACATTTACCAGGTTTTCTACTCCCACCGCACCTTTATGTTCCCACAGAAGCAACTGGGCACATACCAGTCTTGGGATAATGAATTGGCGTGCCTTAATCAATGGTTTGACAATGGCAAGCACAAATCGTATGTCTTGGGCGATCAGAAGGATGCTCAGTGGCATTTGTACATCAATGGTATGGCATTTGAACATGGTGACACTAGGTTGTCCAATAGAACTGCCACTGATGCGAACATTGACACCACCATTGAAATCCACATGACAGGACTAGATGCAGACGTTGCAGCCCAATATTACATgtcaaacaacaacaattgcagcaacaacaataacaacagaCCACTAGGTAAAGACGAGGACAAGGGTCACGTGTTTGGCAATGAGATTCTGAAACGGACCAAGCTGGACTGTGTCTTGAACAGGGGAACCACACTGAAACACGATGCCTTTGCATTTGATCCGTGCGGATTCTCGTCTAATAGCATTGTCGATGGGAATTACTATTACACAGTGCATATTACCCCCGAGCAAGGATGGTCGTATGCTTCCTTTGAGACTAACCACCCCTGTGTCGATCTGTGGGAGCTTCTGCACAATGTGTTACCGCTGGCTAACCCGAGAGAATTCACGATGGTGATCTGCAGCAACGACAATGCCGTCCTAGAACGTCATGACACAGCGTCTGCCACGAACCCTAGCCGCGTCCCCGGCTACGTGCGTCACGAGTCCCTAAAGACCTCAACGGTTCCATCTGGCCCGTTGTCTACTGGCACTTCATCTACTTCCCCCTTGTATATAGGAAACGGCTACCACGTGTGGCGCATGCACTACATGAAGGAGTAA
- a CDS encoding uncharacterized protein (PKUD0A08090; similar to Saccharomyces cerevisiae YMR091C (NPL6); ancestral locus Anc_2.471) yields MADEEYSDDQYVDNDVDVDGDVDDDEEMEDGNDSDTNDASYTESTIAADVGGETSGTTGSNSATTTTTTTTTTAATAGHSNRRGKHHASKSRSRSNSNLPSRKTPTPAAEENEVSPLNDEYDTPNDIKGDRKISELGVLKGGRKFRFKTFKVPNKGDRLYAISTDVARLIGYRDSYFLFQKHTNLYRYKVDEASKMKLIKDDLLPGTFKTRAAYLITARSAFKEFGARLIVNGKMVIDDYYEDKARENGAIEGALANPILNGDSHSFNDHSLFERKENMAALLSKNNIQGTNESWIYDHALKSRQFDSMLLYDRNELLKKRVQRDIYTNLNFVPSTTQPTKSKFIKFSNDGDPSSGKVQIETTISDFNVIKTGLSSVDPSVWEGCVDEETKNAILLQQQRETTF; encoded by the coding sequence ATGGCCGACGAGGAGTATAGTGACGACCAGTATGTGGATAacgatgttgatgttgacgGGGATGTCGACGACGACGAGGAAATGGAGGACGGGAACGATTCAGATACAAACGATGCCTCATACACAGAATCCACTATAGCAGCAGACGTTGGAGGTGAAACTTCAGGAACTACGGGCTCCAATTCTGCAacgacaacaacaacgacaacaacaacaacagcagcaacagcgGGTCACTCGAACCGACGTGGTAAACACCATGCATCGAAATCAAGATCTAGGTCCAACTCGAATCTTCCCTCAAGGAAAACCCCCACTCCTGCAGCAGAAGAGAATGAAGTCTCTCCCTTAAATGACGAATATGACACCCCTAACGATATCAAGGGCGATCGCAAGATCTCCGAACTGGGAGTGTTGAAGGGCGGAAGGAAGTTTCGGTTTAAGACGTTCAAAGTCCCCAATAAGGGAGACCGTTTATATGCCATTTCAACCGACGTTGCCCGTCTAATTGGATATAGGGATTCCTACTTTTTGTTTCAGAAACATACCAATTTATACAGGTACAAGGTTGATGAAGCCTCAAAGATGAAGCTCATCAAAGACGATCTTTTGCCAGGCACTTTCAAAACAAGAGCGGCTTATTTAATTACTGCCAGATCGGCCTTTAAGGAATTTGGGGCTCGTTTAATTGTAAATGGTAAAATGGTTATTGACGACTACTACGAGGACAAAGCGAGAGAAAATGGCGCAATCGAAGGTGCACTTGCAAACCCAATACTGAATGGTGATTCCCACTCATTTAATGATCATTCTCTATTTGAACGCAAGGAAAATATGGCTGCTCTATTGTCGAAAAATAACATTCAAGGTACCAACGAGTCCTGGATTTACGATCATGCCTTGAAATCCCGGCAATTCGACTCCATGCTATTGTATGATCGTAACGAGCTTCTGAAAAAACGCGTCCAACGGGATATATACACCAATTTGAACTTTGTACCATCAACAACTCAACCTACAAAGTCAAAATTCATAAAATTTTCCAATGATGGCGATCCCTCCTCGGGGAAAGTCCAAATTGAAACCACCATTTCAGACTTCAATGTAATCAAAACAGGACTATCCTCAGTGGACCCGTCCGTTTGGGAAGGTTGTGTCGACgaagaaactaaaaatGCAATCCTGttacaacaacaaagagAAACCACCTTTTGA